The Impatiens glandulifera chromosome 8, dImpGla2.1, whole genome shotgun sequence genome includes a window with the following:
- the LOC124912238 gene encoding F-box protein SKIP14-like, whose protein sequence is MALNFSHRPIFSSHLSEDNYVSPARMANGYLMEGIQENSDRCGSPESVSKDVIDRLPSDPFDMDITTTFTAITGWLEDLEVDYGGFGRNVVVNNAEEYNLFTGLNLIWTNVLRFQPFPSNTQFSHIVPAASPSDGWINETEVVSSSSSTSINHVEETQEESVESCGVAHEAFLYSLGSLGVRDLLSVERVCKSLRSSVQTDILLWRNIVIDQPLNEKITDDALFELTSRAQGTLHSLSLVECPRITDDGLKRVLETNLQLTKLSVPGCTRLSVEGIVSTLKTLKSEGTLCLKHLRMGGLYGMTENHFEELKLLLGTNKVQNDREPRYYDGGHHYVLCDDDYAIDIEECPKCQKLRIVYDCPVEGCQGQSGNCRGCILCIPRCVECGCCINDSEYEETFCLEWLCSDCSSHQLPIPTERLDDNILPLDDNVLSQESS, encoded by the exons ATGGCCTTGAATTTTTCACACCGTCCAATCTTTTCATCCCATTTGTCCGAAGACAATTATGTTTCTCCAGCAAGAATGGCAAATGGTTACCTTATGGAGGGAATTCAAGAAAATAGTGACAGGTGTGGCTCCCCGGAATCTGTATCTAAAGATGTAATTGATCGATTACCTTCGGATCCATTTGACATGGACATAACTACGACATTTACAGCAATTACGGGTTGGTTGGAGGATTTGGAAGTAGACTATGGAGGATTTGGACGAAATGTTGTGGTGAACAATGCAGAGGAGTATAATTTGTTCACAgggttaaatttaatttggacCAATGTCTTGCGGTTCCAACCATTTCCCAGCAATACACAATTCAGTCATATCGTTCCTGCTGCATCTCCATCAGATGGATGGATAAACGAGACAGAGGTTGtgagtagtagtagtagtacaAGTATAAATCATGTTGAAGAAACTCAAGAAGAGAGTGTTGAAAGTTGTGGAGTTGCACATGAAGCTTTCCTTTATTCTCTTGGGTCTCTGGGCGTGCGAGATCTCCTTTCTGTCGAAAGAGTTTGCAAGTCCTTGCGTTCTTCTGTTCAAACTGATATACTTCTTTGGAGGAATATCGTTATTGATCAACCTTTGAATGAGAAGATCACTGATGATGCTCTGTTTGAATTAACAAGTAGGGCCCAGGGGACACTCCACTCTTTGAGCTTGGTGGAGTGTCCTAGGATTACTGATGATGGGCTTAAACGGGTACTCGAGACCAATCTCCAGTTAACAaag CTAAGTGTTCCAGGATGTACAAGACTCAGCGTAGAGGGCATTGTGAGTACGTTGAAGACACTAAAATCTGAAGGTACTTTATGTTTGAAGCATCTCAGAATGGGGGGACTTTATGGAATGACAGAAAATCATTTTGAGGAGCTGAAGCTCTTATTAGGGACCAACAAAGTACAAAATGATCGTGAGCCACGATATTATGATGGGGGGCATCATTATGTGCTGTGTGACGATGACTATGCAATTGATATAGAAGAATGCCCAAAGTGCCAAAAATTGAGAATTGTTTATGATTGTCCAGTTGAGGGTTGCCAAGGGCAAAGTGGTAATTGTAGAGGATGTATACTGTGTATTCCGCGATGTGTAGAATGCGGTTGTTGTATCAACGATAGTGAGTATGAGGAAACCTTTTGTCTGGAATGGCTTTGCTCAGATTGTTCTAGTCATCAGCTGCCCATTCCTACAGAAAGGCTTGATGATAACATTCTGCCCTTAGATGATAACGTTTTGAGCCAGGAATCAAGCTAA